One segment of Prinia subflava isolate CZ2003 ecotype Zambia chromosome 11, Cam_Psub_1.2, whole genome shotgun sequence DNA contains the following:
- the LOC134556067 gene encoding phospholipid scramblase 1-like isoform X3 produces MQGPPPATAPGMPYGSPEQVPGAYQGAGNYGFQAQPMGFQAQPMGFQAQPMGYQGGFVVPPVQNQPTTDGTIWMPIPPSIPNCPPGLEYLTQIDQVLIHQQLELLEIVTGFETSNKYELKNALGQRVYFAAEETDCLTRNFLGPSRPFTIRIVDNLGREVITLQRPLRCSSCCCPCCLQELEVQAPPGTTVGYVVQNWHACLPKFTIQDEKRMDILKIIGPCIVCRCCEDINFEVKSVDETCDVGRISKQWTGFVREAFTDSDNFGISFPMDLDVKMKAVMIGACFLIDFMFFEHSGNRRQRAGVW; encoded by the exons GTGCAGGGAACTATGGATTCCAGGCACAGCCCATGGGGTTCCAGGCACAGCCCATGGGGTTCCAGGCACAGCCCATGGGATACCAAGGTGGATTTGTCGTTCCACCTGTCCAGAACCAGCCCACCACGGACGGGACAATCTGGATGCCTATCCCTCCGTCTATTCCCAACTGCCCTCCTGGACTGGAGTACCTCACACAG ATTGACCAGGTATTAATCCATCAGCAACTTGAACTTCTTGAGA ttGTGACTGGCTTTGAAACAAGCAACAAATACGAACTCAAGAATGCACTGGGACAAAGGGTGTACTTTGCAGCAGAGGAGACTGACTGCCTTACCAGGAATTTCCTTGGGCCATCACGGCCCTTCACCATCAGGATTGTTGACAACCTGGGCCGCGAGGTGATAACGCTGCAGAGACCCCTGCGATGTTCCTcgtgctgctgcccctgctgcttgCAGGAG CTGGAAGTCCAGGCGCCTCCAGGAACCACAGTTGGCTATGTTGTCCAGAACTGGCATGCCTGCCTGCCAAAGTTTACCATTCAAGACGAGAAAAGAATGGATATACTGAAAATTATTGGCCCATGCATTGTGTGCCGGTGTTGTGAGGACATTAATTTTGAG GTGAAGTCTGTGGATGAGACTTGTGATGTTGGGAGGATTTCTAAGCAGTGGACTGGTTTTGTGCGGGAAGCATTTACAGATTCAGATAACTTTGGAATCTCATTCCCAATGGACCTTGATGTGAAAATGAAGGCTGTCATGATCGGTGCTTGCTTCCTTATC GACTTCATGTTTTTTGAGCATAGTGGTAACAGGCGTCAGAGAGCAGGAGTTTGGTAA